A single Rhopalosiphum padi isolate XX-2018 chromosome 4, ASM2088224v1, whole genome shotgun sequence DNA region contains:
- the LOC132930028 gene encoding uncharacterized protein LOC132930028, whose translation YVPPSPPTELIESTSYALDFTGRKFIFIGIDPTEQFQTVVHLLTSSRYVKISIDFLRRIFSLMGNILSFILNIPQSYKRMIFLDTDSYKISTMVYSGSNVLVIESKDIDGCRVLLNRKDLIRLQELEWCITENINEKELNIKPKIMRQMDEYCKYLTEKCLRVDLQPKNLEEMENFIRNVEIRQSMAIPSLSQIKMFATVQLAILCMDQWNAQNPKVIIY comes from the coding sequence taTGTGCCGCCATCACCTCCGACCGAACTCATTGAGTCTACATCCTACGCGTTAGATTTTACAGgtcgaaaatttatatttatcggtATCGATCCAACAGAACAATTTCAAACAGTTGTTCATTTATTAACATCATCACGTTATGTTAAAATTAGTATAGATTTTTTAAGACGTATATTCTCGCTTATGGGTAATATCTTATCTTTTATACTGAACATTCCACAATCATATAAACGTATGATATTTCTGGATACcgattcttataaaatatcaactatGGTTTATAGTGGTTCAAACGTCCTAGTAATTGAATCTAAAGATATTGACGGATGCAGAGTCTTACTAAATCGTAAAGATTTAATAAGACTTCAGGAATTAGAATGGTGTATTACTgagaatattaatgaaaaagaaTTAAACATAAAGCCAAAAATTATGAGACAAATGGACgaatactgtaaatatttaactgaaaaGTGCTTACGAGTGGATTTACAACCTAAAAATTTGGAAGAAATGGAAAATTTCATTCGTAACGTAGAAATCAGACAGAGTATGGCTATACCGAGCTTAagtcaaattaaaatgtttgctaCTGTACAATTAGCTATACTTTGTATGGATCAATGGAACGCACAAAAccctaaagtaataatttattaa
- the LOC132930263 gene encoding F-box only protein 33 — MGTVDWNSLPSLALHQVFTHLSPESRVAASSTCKHWRTALYHPQFWHSLVLDISSAGTSYAEVKSKVKHANKNLVTLVRDIHLAFDSRSTQCFELASSVIKALMGNELLRNVDIELNHCELSKDEIFQYRWSIQNYFEFAILNVVQKGNIEGFSFGYFMFYYWNALIHMLSKYSCDSLQRLELAGLGPSIFNEESKTTCFNSTFDSMSSLINLKKLSLDLNSNTCKLLPALCSMSQLEILVLHVHNELDIDISDDIWADIKKYCPKLELRLTIINCHIVAKHLHTKLLRPSMPLTHLKVLFCNVINVEVLHRLVDYRNTFQSLIWVDEQSMNPAGLLKGHWHLEPSPDDIETNPLIILSWVCSKITELVVLGYFIEPVDVCGIARLRGSNLKRYELLEEDICFQQPQSEMIYDEVVLDVSNWMETNWKPLNKNNLFVSHSHYILQCISKDLTTKLDIN; from the exons ATGGGAACCGTCGATTGGAACTCTTTGCCCAGCCTGGCTCTCCATCAGGTGTTCACTCACCTATCACCTGAATCCAGAGTGGCTGCTTCGTCCACTTGCAAACACTGGAGAACCGCCTTATACCATCCACAGTTCTGGCACAGTCTGGTGTTAGACATATCGTCTGCTGGAACTTCATATGCTGAAGTCAAGTCAAAAGTGAAGCATGCCAATAAGAATCTAGTGACGTTGGTACGTGACATCCACCTTGCATTTGATTCCCGGAGCACGCAGTGCTTTGAATTGGCTTCATCTGTAATTAAGGCATTAATGGGCAATGAACTGTTGAGGAACGTTGATATTGAGCTTAACCACTGTGAGCTGTCAAAGGATGAAAT ATTTCAGTACAGGTGGTCAATTCAAAACTATTTTGAGTTTGCCATTCTCAATGTTGTGCAGAAAGGAAACATCGAAGGGTTTAGTTTtggatattttatgttttactatTGGAATGCTTTGATTCATATGCTATCGAAGTACAGTTGTGATAGCTTACAACGTTTGGAACTAGCTGGATTGGGACCATCAATTTTTAACGAAGAGAGCAAAACTACATGTTTTAATTCTACCTTTGATAGTATGTCGTCACTAATCAATTTAAAg aaattaagttTAGACCTAAATTCCAATACGTGCAAATTGCTTCCAGCATTATGTTCAATGTCTCAATTGGAAATCCTTGTCTTACACGTTCATAATGAGTTGGATATAGATATAAGTGATGATATCTGGgcagatattaaaaaatactg ccCTAAACTTGAATTAAGATTAACAATTATCAACTGTCATATTGTTGCTAAACATCTTCATACTAAATTACTTCGTCCATCAATGCCATTAACACATCTCAAAGTTCTTTTTTGTAATGTG ATAAATGTTGAAGTATTACATAGATTAGTGGACTATAGAAATACTTTTCAATCATTAATTTGGGTTGACGAACAATCAATGAATCCTGCTGGCTTACTTAAAGGACATTGGCATCTTGAACCATCTCCAGATGATATTGAAACTAATCcgttgataatattatcgtgGGTTTGCAGCAAAATTACAGAACTTGTTGTATTGG gaTATTTTATTGAACCAGTGGATGTATGTGGAATTGCAAGACTGAGAGGTTCTAATTTGAAGAGGTATGAGTTATTAGAAGAAGATATTTGCTTTCAACAACCACAAAGCGAAATGATTTATGATGAAGTTGTttta GATGTATCAAATTGGATGGAAACAAATTGGAAacctttgaataaaaataatttatttgtaagtcATTCGCATTATATATTGCAATGTATTTCAAAAGATTTAACaacaaaattagatattaattaa